In Pleurodeles waltl isolate 20211129_DDA chromosome 5, aPleWal1.hap1.20221129, whole genome shotgun sequence, one genomic interval encodes:
- the CCDC167 gene encoding coiled-coil domain-containing protein 167, which produces MARDRKGQQSVAREIDSLEEKLTACKQNLENVDMKLRKDELSEEGRKNLEKEKNSLESRVSNYEKELKALRHENRKNMMLSVAILLLLAVVYSWWTM; this is translated from the exons ATGGCGAGGGACAGGAAGGGGCAGCAGAGCGTGGCCCGGGAG ATTGACAGCCTGGAGGAGAAGCTGACTGCTTGTAAACAGAACCTGGAGAATGTAGACATGAAGTTGCGGAAAGATGAGCTGTCTGAGGAGGGAAG GAAAAATTTGGAGAAAGAAAAAAATTCCCTTGAGTCGAGAGTCTCAAACTACG agaaagagttgaaagcGCTTCGTCATGAGAACCGCAAGAACATGATGCTTTCAGTGGCCATCCTGCTCCTCCTCGCTGTAGTCTACTCTTGGTGGACCATGtga